A section of the Bryobacteraceae bacterium genome encodes:
- a CDS encoding UPF0109 protein — protein MAGIKELVEEIAKALVDIPEEVHVREVQGEQVTVLELRVAPSDLGKVIGKQGRTARSIRTLLGAAGMKLNRRFTLEILE, from the coding sequence ATGGCTGGCATCAAAGAGTTGGTCGAGGAAATTGCGAAGGCTCTGGTGGATATCCCGGAAGAGGTGCACGTTCGCGAGGTGCAGGGCGAGCAGGTGACCGTGCTCGAATTGCGGGTGGCGCCCAGTGATCTCGGCAAGGTGATCGGGAAACAGGGTCGTACCGCGCGTTCGATCCGCACCCTGCTGGGAGCCGCCGGAATGAAATTGAACCGGCGTTTTACGCTGGAAATTCTCGAATAA
- the rpsP gene encoding 30S ribosomal protein S16: MLMIRLARFGAKKKPAYRVVVIEKWRARDSKAIEVVGHYNPVADPAVVELKYDRIEHWLRQGAQLSDTVARLLKKHPAPAAEQPVA; the protein is encoded by the coding sequence ATGCTGATGATTCGACTGGCGCGATTCGGCGCCAAAAAGAAGCCGGCCTACCGCGTGGTCGTCATTGAAAAATGGCGCGCGCGGGACTCGAAGGCGATTGAGGTCGTCGGCCACTACAACCCGGTGGCCGACCCGGCGGTCGTCGAGCTGAAATACGACCGGATCGAGCACTGGCTCCGCCAGGGCGCGCAGCTTTCCGACACGGTGGCGCGGCTGCTGAAGAAGCATCCGGCGCCCGCCGCCGAACAGCCGGTCGCCTGA
- the ffh gene encoding signal recognition particle protein yields the protein MFDSLSDKLQRVFKNLRGEGRLTAENMEAALKEIRVALLEADVHFRVVKAFIEAVRAKALGQEVLTALSPAQQVVKIVRDELVHILGSHASRLRTANQPPTVVLIVGLQGSGKTTTTAKLARYLGKNGHRPLMVSVDVYRPAAREQLAVLARNLGLPVYEGNPGDTPLALARGAKREAEITGRDIVLVDTAGRLHIDDELMAELEELKNSLQPTEILFVADAMTGQDAVRSAEEFHRRLGITGAILTKMDGDARGGAALSIRHITGQPLKFVGTGEKPDALEPFHPDRIANRILGMGDVLSFIEKVEQAVDQKQAEKMQRKLLEDEFTLEDFRDQLKQLRKLGSLESILGMMPQIGPLKELKNAKIDEKEFTRIVAIIDSMTPEERANHMLINGSRRRRIARGSGTTVQDVNNLLKQYSQARKMMKSMSGSLLGKKPGKFRLPFPNPFGM from the coding sequence ATGTTTGATTCCCTGAGCGACAAGCTTCAGCGGGTCTTCAAAAACCTGCGGGGCGAAGGCCGGCTGACGGCCGAGAACATGGAAGCGGCCCTCAAGGAGATCCGTGTGGCTCTCCTCGAGGCCGACGTCCATTTCCGGGTGGTGAAGGCCTTCATCGAGGCCGTGCGCGCCAAGGCCCTCGGCCAGGAGGTGCTCACCGCGCTGTCGCCGGCGCAGCAGGTGGTCAAGATCGTCCGCGACGAGCTCGTCCACATCCTGGGTTCGCACGCCTCGCGGCTGCGCACCGCCAACCAGCCGCCCACGGTCGTTCTCATCGTCGGCCTCCAGGGATCGGGCAAGACCACCACCACGGCCAAGCTGGCCCGGTATCTGGGCAAGAACGGGCATCGCCCGCTGATGGTCTCGGTGGACGTCTACCGTCCGGCGGCCCGCGAACAACTGGCCGTGCTCGCCCGCAACCTGGGCTTGCCCGTCTACGAAGGCAACCCGGGCGACACTCCGCTGGCGCTGGCGCGCGGCGCCAAACGCGAAGCCGAAATCACCGGCCGCGACATCGTGCTGGTGGACACCGCCGGTCGCCTGCACATCGACGACGAGCTGATGGCCGAGCTCGAAGAGCTCAAAAACAGCCTTCAGCCCACGGAAATTCTCTTCGTCGCCGATGCCATGACCGGCCAGGACGCGGTCCGCAGCGCCGAAGAGTTTCACCGCCGGCTCGGCATCACCGGCGCGATTCTCACCAAGATGGACGGCGACGCCCGCGGCGGCGCGGCGCTCTCCATCCGCCACATCACCGGACAGCCGCTCAAGTTCGTCGGCACCGGCGAGAAGCCCGACGCGCTGGAGCCGTTCCATCCGGACCGCATCGCCAACCGCATCCTCGGCATGGGCGACGTGCTCAGCTTCATTGAGAAGGTGGAGCAGGCCGTCGACCAGAAACAGGCCGAAAAGATGCAGCGGAAACTGCTCGAGGACGAGTTCACGCTCGAGGATTTCCGTGACCAGCTCAAGCAGCTCCGCAAGCTCGGCTCGCTCGAATCCATCCTTGGCATGATGCCGCAGATCGGTCCGCTCAAGGAGCTGAAAAACGCGAAGATCGACGAAAAAGAGTTCACCCGCATCGTGGCCATCATTGATTCCATGACGCCCGAAGAGCGGGCCAACCATATGCTGATCAACGGCAGCCGCCGCCGCCGCATCGCGCGCGGCAGCGGCACCACCGTGCAGGATGTGAACAATCTGCTGAAACAGTATTCGCAGGCGCGGAAGATGATGAAGTCGATGTCCGGCAGCCTGCTGGGCAAAAAGCCGGGCAAATTCCGGCTGCCGTTCCCGAACCCGTTCGGCATGTGA
- a CDS encoding UTP--glucose-1-phosphate uridylyltransferase: MKVRKAIIPAAGMGTRFLPATKSMPKEMLPIVDKPVLQFVLEEAAESGIEDVLIITGRGKQAIENHFDYNPDLEHFLRNAGKTELAERVRDIGERVRIHYIRQKEQLGLGDAIRLGRDHVGSEPFAVLLGDTIIDPPAGQKPGLEQLLDAFEQVRSSIVAVHRVPREWVSRYGIVEGDPEPFDPNLLRLRRLVEKPAPAEAPSDLAIAGRYVFTPEIFDCLETTPRGVGGEIQLTDAMNQLALDEPVFALAWQARRFDIGNRLEYAKCFVEFALRRPDTGPALRAYIEELLSGRAAGLL; encoded by the coding sequence ATGAAAGTCCGCAAAGCCATCATCCCCGCCGCCGGCATGGGCACCCGTTTCCTGCCCGCCACCAAGAGCATGCCCAAGGAGATGCTGCCCATTGTCGACAAGCCGGTGTTGCAGTTCGTGCTCGAAGAGGCGGCCGAAAGCGGCATCGAGGACGTGCTCATCATCACCGGCCGCGGCAAGCAGGCCATCGAAAACCATTTCGACTACAACCCCGACCTCGAGCACTTCCTCCGCAACGCCGGCAAGACGGAGCTGGCCGAGCGCGTGCGCGACATCGGCGAGCGCGTCCGCATCCACTACATCCGCCAGAAGGAGCAGCTCGGCCTGGGCGACGCCATCCGGCTCGGCCGCGACCACGTCGGCTCCGAGCCGTTCGCCGTGCTGCTCGGCGACACGATCATCGACCCGCCCGCCGGCCAGAAGCCCGGCCTCGAGCAACTGCTCGACGCCTTCGAGCAGGTGCGCTCGAGCATCGTCGCCGTCCACCGCGTCCCGCGGGAATGGGTCTCCCGCTATGGCATCGTCGAAGGCGACCCCGAGCCCTTCGATCCGAACCTGCTCCGCTTGCGCCGGCTGGTGGAAAAGCCCGCCCCCGCCGAGGCGCCCTCGGATCTTGCCATCGCCGGCCGGTACGTGTTCACGCCGGAGATCTTCGACTGCCTGGAGACGACGCCCCGCGGCGTCGGCGGCGAAATCCAGCTCACCGATGCGATGAACCAGCTCGCCCTCGACGAGCCGGTCTTCGCTCTCGCCTGGCAGGCGCGCCGCTTCGACATCGGCAACCGGCTCGAATACGCCAAGTGCTTCGTCGAGTTCGCCCTCCGCCGGCCGGATACGGGCCCGGCCCTGCGCGCCTACATTGAAGAGCTGCTGTCAGGCCGCGCCGCCGGGCTGTTATAA
- the folP gene encoding dihydropteroate synthase: MARTLVMGILNVTPDSFSDGGRFATPDEAVEEARRLIAEGADIIDVGGESTRPGAHPVPEDVELERVLPVVELLALDPRVRVSIDTMKPRVAAACLEAGATLVNDVSGLADPQMARVAAAAGAGVVIMHMRGTPQTMRQHAVYRDVMREVIEELRPRVERARGAGVREIYVDPGIGFAKTPPQSFELLRRLGELRELGCPILIGPSRKSFLGVLPGMEDISERLEGTIAAAVIGAMNGASIVRVHDVRPVKKALSVADAVRGEIWTR; encoded by the coding sequence ATGGCGCGCACGCTGGTGATGGGCATTCTGAACGTCACGCCGGACTCGTTTTCCGACGGCGGGCGCTTCGCCACGCCGGACGAGGCGGTGGAAGAGGCGCGGCGGCTGATTGCCGAGGGCGCCGACATCATCGACGTAGGCGGCGAGAGCACGCGGCCGGGCGCGCACCCGGTGCCAGAGGACGTCGAGCTGGAGCGCGTGCTGCCGGTGGTGGAGCTGCTGGCGCTGGACCCGCGCGTGCGCGTGTCGATCGATACGATGAAGCCGCGCGTGGCCGCGGCCTGTCTGGAAGCGGGCGCGACGCTCGTCAACGACGTCAGCGGTCTGGCAGATCCGCAAATGGCGCGCGTGGCTGCGGCCGCCGGGGCGGGCGTCGTCATCATGCACATGCGCGGCACGCCGCAGACGATGCGGCAGCACGCCGTCTACCGGGACGTGATGCGCGAGGTGATCGAGGAGCTGCGGCCGCGCGTGGAGCGGGCGCGCGGGGCGGGAGTCCGCGAAATCTACGTCGACCCGGGCATCGGCTTCGCCAAGACCCCGCCGCAGAGTTTCGAACTGCTGCGGCGGCTGGGCGAGCTGCGCGAGCTGGGCTGCCCGATCTTGATCGGGCCCTCGCGCAAATCGTTCCTCGGCGTGCTGCCGGGAATGGAGGACATCAGCGAACGGCTGGAGGGCACGATCGCGGCGGCGGTGATTGGCGCGATGAACGGGGCGTCGATCGTGCGCGTCCACGACGTGCGCCCGGTGAAGAAGGCGCTCAGCGTGGCAGACGCGGTGCGGGGCGAGATATGGACAAGGTGA
- a CDS encoding 7,8-dihydroneopterin aldolase, with translation MDKVIVSGARLAARIGVSEQERAAAQELVVDVELETDTREAARTDDVRNAIDYAAVHALLAATAAARPRALVETLAADLAGAVLESFPARGVRVLVRKPGALRPQGADWAGVEITRRRDG, from the coding sequence ATGGACAAGGTGATTGTGAGCGGCGCGCGGCTGGCGGCGCGAATTGGGGTGAGTGAACAGGAGCGCGCCGCCGCGCAGGAGCTGGTGGTGGACGTCGAGCTGGAGACGGACACCCGCGAAGCGGCGCGCACGGACGACGTGCGCAACGCTATCGATTACGCGGCCGTGCATGCGTTGCTGGCCGCGACGGCGGCGGCGCGGCCGCGCGCGCTGGTGGAGACGCTGGCCGCCGACCTGGCCGGGGCCGTCCTCGAAAGTTTCCCGGCGCGGGGCGTGCGCGTGCTGGTGCGCAAGCCGGGCGCGCTGCGCCCGCAGGGCGCCGACTGGGCCGGCGTCGAGATCACGAGGCGCCGCGATGGTTGA
- a CDS encoding 2-amino-4-hydroxy-6-hydroxymethyldihydropteridine diphosphokinase, translating into MVEAWIALGSNLGNRRSHLRGALREVLRLGRLRAVSPLYETEPVGLRGQPEFLNAVARLDTALGARPLLDALLDIEIRHGRVRGARYGPRTLDLDLLFYGEAVIREPGLEVPHPRLHERRFVLEPLAAAAPELRHPLLGRTVRELLENLTGCEAVRLAEGPEWAADLVNP; encoded by the coding sequence ATGGTTGAGGCGTGGATCGCGCTCGGCTCCAACCTCGGCAACCGCCGCTCGCATCTGCGCGGCGCGTTGCGGGAGGTGCTGCGGCTGGGTCGGCTGCGGGCCGTGTCGCCCCTGTATGAAACCGAACCGGTGGGCCTGCGCGGGCAGCCGGAATTCCTGAATGCGGTGGCGCGGCTGGACACGGCGCTGGGGGCACGGCCGCTGCTCGACGCGCTGCTCGATATCGAAATCCGCCACGGGCGCGTGCGCGGCGCTCGCTACGGTCCGCGGACGCTGGACCTGGACCTGCTCTTTTACGGCGAGGCCGTGATCCGCGAACCGGGCCTCGAAGTGCCGCATCCGCGGCTCCATGAACGGCGGTTTGTGCTGGAGCCGCTGGCTGCGGCGGCCCCAGAGCTGCGGCACCCGCTGCTCGGACGCACGGTGAGGGAGCTGCTGGAGAACCTGACTGGCTGCGAGGCCGTCCGCCTGGCGGAAGGGCCCGAGTGGGCTGCGGATCTGGTCAATCCCTGA
- the ispF gene encoding 2-C-methyl-D-erythritol 2,4-cyclodiphosphate synthase has product MDVRVGLGWDNHRLAAGRALVLGGVRVPCEFGFEAHSDGDVLLHAVTDALLGALALGDIGMHFPDTDPRWKDCDSAVFVQHAAALVRERGYHISNVDATVILQRPKLGPLRAEIRANLARLLGLGEDRVSVKFKTAEKVGPVGEGRSAEAQAAVLLVRD; this is encoded by the coding sequence ATGGACGTCCGCGTCGGCCTGGGCTGGGACAACCACCGCCTCGCCGCCGGACGGGCGCTGGTGCTGGGCGGCGTGCGCGTGCCCTGCGAATTCGGCTTCGAAGCGCACTCCGATGGCGACGTCCTGCTCCATGCGGTGACCGACGCACTGCTCGGCGCGCTGGCGCTCGGCGACATCGGCATGCACTTCCCGGATACGGACCCGCGCTGGAAGGACTGCGACTCGGCCGTCTTCGTGCAGCACGCCGCCGCGCTTGTCCGCGAGCGGGGCTACCACATCAGCAACGTCGATGCGACCGTCATTCTCCAGCGGCCGAAGCTCGGCCCGCTGCGCGCGGAGATCCGGGCGAACCTGGCGCGGCTGCTCGGGCTTGGCGAAGACCGTGTGTCGGTGAAGTTCAAGACCGCCGAGAAAGTGGGGCCTGTCGGCGAGGGCCGCTCGGCTGAGGCGCAGGCCGCGGTGCTCCTCGTCAGGGATTGA
- the ispD gene encoding 2-C-methyl-D-erythritol 4-phosphate cytidylyltransferase, producing MKVSVILPAAGLGTRMRAGAESTGTSRKQFMLLEGVPILIHTIRKFVASHHVTEVVVALRREDIPWVEEMIAHEKFQKPVRCVEGGETRQESVANALFSLEADVELVAVHDAVRPFVSQEIISETILAAAHHGAAITGIVPVDTVKQVHRHLVRGTLNRDRLVLAQTPQVFRAEILRRAFEKAREDGFTGTDESSLVERLETVDIHVVPGSDRNIKITRPSDMELAQLFLASERARVAG from the coding sequence ATGAAAGTCTCCGTCATCCTGCCTGCCGCCGGTCTTGGGACCCGCATGCGCGCCGGCGCCGAAAGCACCGGCACCAGCCGCAAGCAGTTCATGCTGCTGGAAGGCGTGCCGATTCTCATTCACACGATCCGCAAATTTGTCGCCTCGCATCATGTCACCGAGGTCGTCGTCGCCCTGCGGCGCGAAGACATCCCGTGGGTGGAGGAGATGATCGCCCACGAGAAATTCCAGAAGCCGGTCCGCTGCGTGGAGGGGGGCGAGACGCGGCAGGAATCGGTGGCCAACGCGCTGTTCTCGCTGGAAGCCGACGTGGAGCTGGTGGCCGTGCACGACGCGGTGCGCCCGTTCGTCAGCCAGGAGATCATCTCGGAAACGATTCTGGCCGCCGCGCACCACGGCGCGGCGATCACGGGCATCGTGCCGGTGGACACCGTGAAGCAGGTTCACCGGCATCTGGTCCGCGGCACGCTGAACCGCGACCGCCTGGTGTTGGCGCAGACCCCGCAGGTCTTCCGCGCGGAAATCCTCCGCCGCGCGTTTGAAAAGGCGCGCGAGGACGGCTTCACCGGCACCGATGAGTCCAGCCTGGTGGAGCGGCTGGAGACGGTCGACATCCACGTGGTGCCCGGTTCGGACCGCAACATCAAGATCACGCGCCCCTCCGACATGGAACTCGCCCAGCTCTTTCTGGCGAGCGAGCGCGCCAGGGTGGCCGGCTGA
- a CDS encoding twitching motility protein PilT encodes MNDLLLIRAIFVLILATAAWFLQPFGLTPPLGAAAGSVLGVLIVLAEIRLKQVSLKRLIGAAVGSVLGIVGAFLISLVISWALPGSRGTVSFFQLLILLVMTYVGLVVGAAKGDMLNLSALGGLFGGEKAQKQSFKILDTSVIIDGRIADIAETGFLDGTLVVPQFVLRELQLVADSADSMKRNRGRRGLDVLQRLQKMAHLNVQILEDDYPHLREVDLKLIELARTYDCKIITNDFNLNKVAQLHGVEVLNINELANALKPIVLPGETMRVFILKEGKEYNQGVAYLDDGTMVVVDNARKMISKTIDISVTSVLQTQAGKMIFGRFDERVHQVYDKVPPSGAQRTAEQAPAEKAVAPPRA; translated from the coding sequence GTGAACGATCTGCTGCTCATCCGGGCGATCTTCGTGCTCATCCTGGCAACTGCGGCCTGGTTTCTTCAACCCTTTGGTCTGACCCCGCCTCTGGGAGCAGCCGCCGGCAGCGTGCTGGGCGTGCTGATCGTGCTGGCGGAGATCCGCCTGAAGCAGGTCAGCCTGAAGCGGCTGATCGGGGCCGCAGTCGGCTCGGTTCTGGGCATTGTAGGCGCCTTTCTCATCTCTCTCGTCATCTCATGGGCCCTGCCGGGTTCGCGGGGCACGGTCTCATTCTTTCAGTTGCTTATCCTGCTGGTGATGACTTACGTCGGCCTGGTGGTTGGGGCGGCCAAGGGCGACATGCTCAACCTGTCCGCCCTGGGCGGCCTGTTCGGCGGCGAAAAGGCCCAGAAGCAGTCCTTCAAGATCCTTGACACCAGCGTCATCATCGATGGCCGCATTGCCGACATCGCCGAAACGGGCTTTCTTGACGGCACGCTGGTGGTGCCGCAGTTCGTGCTGCGCGAGCTGCAACTGGTGGCCGACTCGGCCGACTCGATGAAACGCAACCGCGGCCGCCGCGGCCTCGACGTCCTCCAGCGGCTTCAGAAGATGGCCCACCTCAACGTCCAGATCCTCGAGGACGACTACCCGCACCTGCGCGAGGTGGACCTGAAGCTGATCGAGCTGGCCCGCACCTACGACTGCAAGATCATTACCAACGATTTCAACCTGAACAAGGTCGCCCAACTGCACGGCGTTGAGGTGCTCAATATCAACGAGCTCGCCAACGCGCTGAAGCCCATCGTGCTGCCGGGCGAAACCATGCGCGTTTTCATTCTGAAGGAAGGCAAGGAGTACAACCAGGGCGTCGCCTACCTCGACGACGGCACCATGGTCGTGGTGGACAACGCGAGGAAGATGATCTCGAAGACGATCGACATCTCGGTCACCAGCGTCCTTCAGACGCAGGCCGGCAAGATGATCTTTGGCCGCTTCGACGAGCGCGTCCACCAGGTCTACGACAAGGTCCCGCCGTCCGGCGCCCAGCGCACGGCAGAACAGGCGCCCGCCGAGAAAGCGGTAGCGCCGCCACGCGCCTGA
- the groS gene encoding 10 kDa chaperonin, which translates to MKFRPLHDRVLAQRIEEGEEKIGGIVIPDTAKEKPQRAKVVAVGDGKILKDGKRAALDVKVGDEVLVGKWSGTEVKIDGEEYLVLREDEILAVLG; encoded by the coding sequence ATGAAGTTCCGTCCTCTGCATGATCGTGTGCTGGCACAGCGAATCGAAGAAGGCGAGGAGAAGATCGGCGGCATCGTGATTCCAGACACCGCCAAGGAGAAGCCACAGCGGGCCAAAGTGGTCGCCGTGGGCGATGGCAAGATCCTGAAGGATGGCAAACGGGCGGCGCTGGACGTCAAGGTCGGCGACGAGGTGCTGGTCGGCAAGTGGTCGGGCACCGAAGTGAAAATTGACGGCGAGGAGTACCTGGTTCTGAGGGAAGACGAGATTCTGGCAGTGCTCGGCTGA
- a CDS encoding outer membrane protein: MSELMRTSRIWARAGLLACGLLAAAAAASAQVKVGIVDLQKALQETAEIKQAEADLKARFSPRQEELAQLEREIAKLQQEAQTNQDKYTEAAMSELINRIQLKQRQYQRNSEALQDAVNRERQDILQRVGQRFREVLKKVAEEKGLDMIIDASNLLYSKPALDISADVTAAYDKAYPVKK, from the coding sequence ATGAGCGAGCTGATGAGGACAAGCAGGATTTGGGCGCGCGCCGGCTTGCTGGCGTGCGGGCTGCTGGCCGCCGCGGCTGCCGCGTCGGCGCAGGTGAAGGTCGGCATTGTCGACCTTCAGAAGGCATTGCAGGAAACGGCCGAGATCAAACAGGCGGAGGCCGACCTGAAGGCGCGGTTCAGTCCGCGTCAGGAAGAGCTGGCGCAGCTCGAGCGGGAGATCGCCAAACTCCAGCAGGAAGCGCAGACCAACCAGGACAAGTACACGGAAGCGGCGATGAGCGAACTCATCAACCGCATCCAGCTCAAGCAGCGCCAGTATCAGCGCAACAGCGAGGCCCTTCAGGACGCCGTCAACCGCGAGCGGCAGGACATCCTGCAACGGGTGGGGCAGCGCTTCCGCGAGGTCTTGAAGAAGGTGGCCGAGGAAAAGGGCCTGGACATGATCATTGACGCGTCCAACCTGCTGTACTCGAAGCCCGCGCTCGACATCTCCGCCGACGTCACCGCGGCTTACGACAAGGCCTATCCCGTCAAGAAATAA